The genomic window CGTCTGGTTTCCTGCTTTTATCATATTCACCAGATTGGAATTGCCCATTCCTTTTTGAAAGTGATAACGGCCGGGCTTAAAATATTGATCAAGGTCTTTTTCTTTTGCTACGGTTTCGAAAGCCTCTTTATCTTTAACATATTGAGAGGCGGAATCCAAGATTTGTTTAAAATCCGCCTTGTGCGAAATCAAAACATATCCGTCTTTCTCGATATTATTTCCGTAATACTTATTATAAAATCTCAAACCAAAAAATCCGCCTACTGCAAAAACAAGAAGGATGACAATGAGAATCGCTTTTTTCATTTAAATGGTGATTAAAGTGTTGTTTTTTTAAATTAGATCTACTTTTCCTCTAAAAACCTGTTTTGCGGGACCTTCCAGCCAAATATTCTGGAAAGTATTTCCGCTTTTTTCAGCATGAACCTTAAGATCTCCTCCTAAGGTTTTCACTTTTACAGAGATTAGATTGTTATTTTGTAGAAAAGTTAAAGCAGAAGCTGTAACTCCTGTTCCGCAGCTGTAAGTTTCATCCTCAACACCTCGTTCATAGGTTCTTACGAAAATTTCATCATCAGCAATTTTTTCCACAAAATTGACATTGATTCCTTTTTCTTTATAATTTTCAGAGTTTCTGATCCCGTTTCCTTGGGCAAAAACATTATAATTAACCAGATCTTCAACATATTTTACATAATGAGGAGATCCTGTGTTCATCACGGTGTCTTCCCCGTCGTTGGAGATCGTGTTTACATCTATCATTTTTAATTTTACAATGCCGTTGTGTATTTCAGCTTCATGTTCACCGTCAATAGCAATGAATTTGCATTTATCTTCAAAAATATCAAGAAAAAAAGCGAAAGCTACCAAGCATCTTCCTCCGTTTCCGCACATTGTACTTTCCCCGCCATCAGAATTGTAATACACCATTTTAAAATCGTACTTGTCATCATTTTCCAATAAAATAAGGCCATCTGCTCCGATTCCGAAACGTCTGTCGCACAATTTTTCGATCATATTTTTGTCTTTCGGAAACTGAAGATCCCGGTTGTCTACCATTACAAAATCGTTTCCGGTTCCCTGATATTTATAAAAATCCATAAGTATTTGTTCTAGTGTTTTTTCTAAAATTGAACTTGCAAAATTACTATAATTAATACAAAAAACGAACAGTGTTAGCTGTTCGTTTTCTTATTTATAATCGTTTTATCTAAATCCTCCGCCACTTCTTCTGGAATTGTTGTTTTGCTGAGAATTATTCTGTTGGCTTCTGTTTTCCGAATTGTTTCTGAATTCGCGGTTCGAATTGCTATTCCCTGAAGAATTGTTTCTGAATCCGCCATTTGAATTATTATTCTTGTTGTTTGACGGGGCATTTCTAAATCCTCCTCGGTTGTTATTGCCTTTTTGATTGTTCTGATTATTTTGATTTCTGAAACCGTTATTGGGTCTCTGGCTTCCCTGATTGTTTCCGTTACCCGGTCTGAATCCGCCATTTGAAGTTCCGTCATTCACACCCCCTCTGAATCCGTTGTTAGGTCTCTGTGAAGTGGTTCCTCTTCTTTCTACATATACTTTTCTTCTTGAATTATTATAATTGTAGTAATAGTAAGGCATTCCGTTATCATAATAATAGGTATAATCGTTTCTGTAATAATAACCATCATTTCCCCAATATCCGCCGCTTCCGTAATATCCGCTCGGTGCGTAATAATATCCGTTATTATAATAAGGATCACCATATCCGTATCCGGAATCTGCATATACTGCACAAGAAGTAAGGCTGCTCATAATGAAAATGCCAAATGCAA from Chryseobacterium camelliae includes these protein-coding regions:
- the dapF gene encoding diaminopimelate epimerase, yielding MDFYKYQGTGNDFVMVDNRDLQFPKDKNMIEKLCDRRFGIGADGLILLENDDKYDFKMVYYNSDGGESTMCGNGGRCLVAFAFFLDIFEDKCKFIAIDGEHEAEIHNGIVKLKMIDVNTISNDGEDTVMNTGSPHYVKYVEDLVNYNVFAQGNGIRNSENYKEKGINVNFVEKIADDEIFVRTYERGVEDETYSCGTGVTASALTFLQNNNLISVKVKTLGGDLKVHAEKSGNTFQNIWLEGPAKQVFRGKVDLI